In one Streptomyces sp. T12 genomic region, the following are encoded:
- a CDS encoding pyridoxamine 5'-phosphate oxidase family protein yields MFQNDAFRSLDRQECLRLLAKVPVGRVVYTRQALPAVLPINFSLDTNASVLLCTSPDSDLVRAIDGVVVAFEADEFDAATRSGWSVVVTGRATVVTDPAEQERLSQAGPISWMPLRDAVFVRIESEMATGRELRGTLGTE; encoded by the coding sequence ATGTTCCAGAACGACGCCTTTCGCTCACTCGACCGGCAGGAGTGCCTGCGGCTGCTCGCCAAGGTGCCGGTCGGCCGCGTGGTCTACACCCGGCAGGCGCTGCCCGCGGTCCTCCCCATCAACTTCTCCCTGGACACGAACGCCTCCGTCCTGCTGTGCACCTCGCCGGACTCGGACCTCGTCCGCGCCATCGACGGCGTGGTGGTCGCCTTCGAGGCGGACGAGTTCGATGCGGCGACCCGGTCCGGCTGGAGCGTGGTCGTCACCGGGCGGGCCACCGTGGTGACCGATCCCGCCGAGCAGGAACGGCTGTCGCAGGCCGGCCCCATCTCCTGGATGCCCCTGCGGGACGCGGTGTTCGTACGGATCGAGTCGGAGATGGCCACCGGACGCGAACTCAGGGGAACGCTCGGCACTGAGTGA
- the narJ gene encoding nitrate reductase molybdenum cofactor assembly chaperone, whose product MRPRATDAHNALAWQAQSLLLAYPDDQLEQRLALALKVAATQPKTVGSPLVRFAEHVDRTPLPELAADYVATFDHRKRCCLFLTYYAHGDTRKRGLALLRLKQTYARAGWRVTDEELPDHLAVVLEFAATEPALGYRLLNDHRAGLELLRLALRDAASPWANVLDSVSATLPALGGDEREAVMRLAAEGPPEEQVGLDPYASPVFLPDPVVGGPR is encoded by the coding sequence ATGAGGCCCCGCGCCACTGATGCCCACAACGCGCTGGCCTGGCAGGCCCAGTCGCTGCTGCTGGCCTACCCCGACGACCAGCTCGAACAGCGCCTCGCCCTGGCCCTCAAGGTCGCCGCCACCCAGCCGAAGACGGTCGGCAGCCCTCTCGTGCGCTTCGCCGAGCACGTCGACCGCACCCCGCTGCCGGAGCTGGCCGCCGACTACGTCGCCACCTTCGACCACCGCAAACGCTGCTGCCTCTTCCTGACCTACTACGCGCACGGCGACACCAGAAAGCGCGGCCTCGCCCTGCTGCGTCTGAAGCAGACCTACGCCAGAGCCGGATGGCGGGTCACCGACGAGGAACTGCCCGACCACCTGGCCGTCGTCCTCGAATTCGCCGCCACCGAGCCCGCCCTCGGATACCGGCTGCTCAACGATCACCGTGCCGGCCTGGAACTGTTGCGACTCGCCCTGCGCGACGCCGCCTCGCCCTGGGCGAACGTCCTGGACTCCGTGTCCGCCACCCTGCCGGCCCTGGGCGGCGACGAACGCGAAGCCGTCATGCGCCTCGCCGCCGAGGGGCCGCCCGAGGAACAGG
- a CDS encoding MFS transporter: MVQPLKSKSGSSPSGAPVSGRAWLMLALATVGFAVNFWAWALLSPLGPRFKDGLDLSSFEQSLLVAVPVVVGSLGRIPVGALTDRFGGRIMFPIVSAATIVPVLYLGLAGHSSLAALLAGGFFLGIGGTAFAVGVPFVNAWFPPERRGLAIGVFGAGMGGTAISALTTVKLVDANSMSTPFLITAAVLAVYAVAAALLLRDAPGRTVPTEPLARRLAATARLPITWQASALYAVAFGGYVAFSVYLPTYLKTGYGLAQADAANRMAGFVLLAVAMRPMGGWLSDRLGPVRVLAGSLAVVVAGAVMQSFTPGLAPLGTIAFLAMAAALGAGSGATFALVALRTPANQVGSVTGVVGAAGGLGGFLPPLVMGSLYGEYGTYAAGLALLAFVAAAALAFTLTGVRAAAEGGRRKQSTRQRKHRTADTTA, encoded by the coding sequence ATGGTCCAGCCGTTGAAGTCGAAGAGCGGCAGCTCACCGTCAGGTGCGCCGGTGTCCGGCCGGGCGTGGCTGATGCTGGCCCTGGCCACCGTTGGTTTTGCCGTGAACTTCTGGGCGTGGGCGCTGCTCAGCCCGCTCGGCCCGCGGTTCAAGGACGGGCTCGACCTGTCGTCGTTCGAGCAGTCACTGCTGGTCGCGGTGCCGGTCGTGGTCGGTTCCCTGGGCCGCATCCCGGTAGGCGCGCTGACCGACAGGTTCGGCGGCCGGATCATGTTCCCGATCGTGTCGGCGGCCACCATAGTGCCCGTGCTCTACCTCGGCCTGGCCGGCCACTCCTCCCTCGCCGCCCTGCTGGCCGGCGGGTTCTTCCTCGGCATCGGGGGCACCGCGTTCGCCGTCGGCGTGCCGTTCGTCAACGCCTGGTTCCCGCCCGAGCGGCGCGGGCTCGCCATCGGTGTCTTCGGGGCCGGCATGGGCGGCACCGCCATCAGCGCCCTCACCACGGTGAAGCTGGTCGACGCCAACAGCATGTCCACCCCGTTCCTGATCACCGCCGCGGTCCTGGCCGTGTACGCCGTGGCCGCCGCGCTGCTGCTGCGCGACGCACCCGGCCGCACCGTACCGACCGAGCCGCTGGCCCGCCGCCTGGCCGCCACCGCCCGGCTGCCCATCACCTGGCAAGCGTCCGCGCTGTACGCGGTCGCGTTCGGCGGCTACGTGGCCTTCTCCGTCTACCTGCCGACCTACCTCAAGACCGGCTACGGCCTGGCCCAGGCCGACGCCGCGAACCGCATGGCCGGATTCGTACTCCTCGCCGTGGCGATGCGCCCGATGGGCGGCTGGCTGTCCGACCGGCTGGGCCCGGTCCGGGTGCTGGCCGGCTCGCTGGCGGTGGTCGTGGCCGGGGCGGTCATGCAGTCGTTCACCCCGGGCCTGGCGCCGCTGGGCACGATCGCCTTCCTGGCCATGGCCGCCGCACTCGGCGCGGGCAGCGGGGCGACCTTCGCCCTGGTGGCTCTGCGGACCCCGGCCAACCAGGTCGGCTCGGTCACCGGTGTGGTCGGCGCCGCGGGCGGCCTGGGCGGCTTCCTGCCGCCGCTGGTGATGGGCTCGCTGTATGGCGAGTACGGAACGTACGCGGCCGGCCTCGCCCTGCTCGCGTTCGTGGCCGCCGCGGCGCTGGCCTTCACCCTCACCGGTGTGCGCGCCGCGGCCGAAGGCGGCCGGCGCAAGCAGAGCACCCGCCAGCGCAAGCACCGCACCGCCGACACCACCGCGTAA
- a CDS encoding hemerythrin domain-containing protein: protein MCEYCGCQALETIDELTQEHERVVNLISLLRDARRDGAIARMAELAREIAAVLGPHTQVEEHGLFPALAAEFPEQIAALEDEHRRIEAVLAEADGPYLTDPSWPDRLMEGMAMLRDHILKEQDGVFPAALANLSTEEWEAVEAERLKAGGALSRPTP, encoded by the coding sequence GTGTGCGAGTACTGCGGCTGCCAGGCCCTGGAGACCATCGACGAACTGACCCAGGAACACGAGAGGGTCGTCAACCTCATCAGCCTCCTACGGGACGCCCGGCGTGACGGCGCTATCGCCCGGATGGCGGAGCTCGCCCGCGAGATCGCGGCCGTGCTGGGCCCGCACACTCAGGTGGAGGAGCACGGCCTGTTCCCGGCCCTGGCCGCCGAGTTCCCCGAGCAGATCGCGGCGCTGGAGGACGAGCATCGCCGCATCGAGGCGGTGCTGGCCGAGGCGGACGGGCCGTACCTGACCGACCCGAGTTGGCCGGACCGGCTGATGGAGGGGATGGCCATGCTGCGCGACCACATCCTCAAGGAACAGGACGGCGTCTTCCCGGCCGCCCTCGCGAACCTCAGCACCGAGGAGTGGGAAGCGGTCGAGGCCGAGCGCCTGAAGGCGGGCGGCGCTCTGTCCCGGCCGACCCCCTGA
- a CDS encoding GAF domain-containing protein yields the protein MGRRRAGLEDEWSRWVPRLKVAGTPPIGGGALRQEVTESWARSLTSVDPGRDSAPVADGGAVHRRWSGSPLRGPVDGLADELRSVADDAGFVTAVTDESGTILWTYGGQAMRRRAERVNFAPGGRWDEQAMGTNAVSLALRTGRPNTVFSAEHLVTALHGWACYCAPIHGRDGHVLGVLDLSTTWDRSHPLAISTVRGLASAIEAGLRTELSLRPPEDRLPQLRLNRLGTEKAVRDGVPLLLRPRQLEILTLLALEPDGYTPDRLREALYGDRAVTASTFKAEISHLRRALGGGIATRRYTLTTPVSCDAVDVLRALESGDTETALRLYRGPLLARSEAPGIEEWRTHLEVAVREAVLASTRPDHALRYGGRAPYDAEVHEHALRLFGPADARRAIAAGRLTTALRD from the coding sequence ATGGGGCGGCGCAGGGCCGGTCTGGAAGACGAGTGGTCCCGCTGGGTGCCACGGTTGAAGGTCGCGGGTACGCCCCCGATCGGTGGCGGCGCGTTGCGCCAGGAGGTGACCGAGTCGTGGGCGCGCTCGCTGACCAGTGTGGATCCCGGCCGGGACAGCGCTCCCGTCGCCGACGGTGGTGCAGTGCACCGGCGCTGGTCCGGATCGCCGCTGCGCGGGCCGGTCGACGGCCTCGCCGACGAGCTCCGCAGCGTCGCCGACGACGCCGGATTCGTCACCGCGGTCACCGACGAGTCCGGGACGATCCTTTGGACGTACGGCGGCCAGGCGATGCGGCGACGCGCCGAGCGGGTCAACTTCGCGCCGGGCGGGCGGTGGGACGAGCAGGCCATGGGCACCAACGCCGTGTCCCTCGCCCTGCGCACCGGCCGCCCCAACACCGTCTTCTCCGCCGAACACCTGGTGACGGCGCTGCACGGCTGGGCCTGCTACTGCGCGCCCATCCACGGCCGCGACGGGCACGTCCTAGGCGTCCTGGACCTGTCCACCACCTGGGACCGCTCGCACCCCCTGGCCATATCCACCGTGCGCGGCCTGGCGTCCGCCATCGAGGCCGGCCTCCGTACGGAACTGTCCCTTCGGCCTCCCGAAGACCGGCTGCCCCAGCTGCGGCTGAACCGCCTGGGCACCGAGAAGGCCGTACGAGACGGCGTCCCCCTTCTCCTGCGGCCCCGGCAGCTGGAGATCCTCACGCTTCTCGCGCTGGAACCGGACGGATACACACCGGACCGACTCCGCGAGGCCCTGTACGGCGACCGTGCCGTCACCGCCTCCACGTTCAAGGCGGAGATCTCGCATCTCCGCCGGGCCCTCGGCGGCGGTATCGCCACCCGCCGCTACACGCTGACCACACCCGTATCCTGCGACGCCGTCGACGTGCTGCGCGCGCTGGAGAGCGGCGACACGGAGACGGCCCTGCGCCTCTACCGCGGGCCGCTGCTCGCCCGCTCAGAGGCCCCGGGCATCGAGGAATGGCGCACCCACCTGGAGGTCGCCGTGAGGGAGGCGGTCCTGGCAAGTACACGCCCAGACCACGCCCTGCGCTACGGCGGGCGTGCACCGTACGACGCGGAGGTGCACGAGCACGCGCTGCGGCTGTTCGGTCCGGCCGACGCACGTCGGGCGATCGCGGCCGGCCGGCTGACCACCGCGCTGCGCGACTGA
- the narH gene encoding nitrate reductase subunit beta, which produces MRLMAQMAMVMNLDKCIGCHTCSVTCKQAWTNRTGVEYVWFNNVETRPGQGYPRRYEDQDTWKGGWELNKRGRLALKAGGRFKKLIQIFSNPVLPTLDDYYEPWTYDYETLTNAPLQEHTPVARPKSLISGKDMKISWSANWDDDLGGSAATSEKDVLLNEVAEKIKFEFEQTFMFYLPRICEHCLNPSCAASCPSGAIYKREEDGIVLVDQDRCRGWRMCVSGCPYKKVYFNHRTGKAEKCTFCFPRVEVGLPTVCSETCVGRLRYIGLVLYDADRVLEAASTPDETGLYEAQRKVFLDPHDPDVVVAAEKAGIPRDWIEAAQRSPIHSLINTYKVALPLHPEYRTMPMVWYIPPLSPVVDAVRDTGQDAEDHRNLFAAVDALRIPVDYLAQLFTAGDPAPVDAVLHRLAAMRAYMRDINLGREPNDTIPKSVGMTGEQIYDMYRLLALAKYDERYVIPPAHAEQAHKLEELATECSLDYEGGPGMGGSGPFGESSGGAAPIAVENFQALRERQTSETSAAPTDKATRVNLLNWDGKGSPPGLFPPASDDENGSVS; this is translated from the coding sequence ATGCGCCTGATGGCCCAGATGGCGATGGTGATGAACCTCGACAAGTGCATCGGCTGCCACACCTGCTCGGTCACTTGCAAACAGGCGTGGACCAACCGCACCGGCGTCGAGTACGTCTGGTTCAACAACGTCGAGACCCGCCCTGGCCAGGGCTACCCCCGCCGCTACGAGGACCAGGACACCTGGAAGGGCGGCTGGGAACTCAACAAGCGGGGGCGCCTGGCGCTGAAGGCCGGCGGCCGGTTCAAGAAGCTCATCCAGATCTTCTCCAACCCGGTGCTGCCGACCCTCGACGACTACTACGAGCCCTGGACCTACGACTACGAGACCCTGACCAACGCCCCGCTCCAGGAGCACACCCCGGTCGCCCGCCCCAAGTCCCTGATCTCCGGCAAGGACATGAAGATCTCCTGGTCCGCGAACTGGGACGACGACCTCGGCGGCTCGGCTGCGACCAGCGAGAAGGACGTCCTGCTGAACGAGGTCGCCGAGAAGATCAAGTTCGAGTTCGAGCAGACATTCATGTTCTATCTGCCGCGCATCTGCGAGCACTGCCTCAACCCGTCCTGCGCGGCCTCCTGCCCCTCCGGCGCCATCTACAAGCGGGAGGAGGACGGCATCGTGCTGGTCGACCAGGACCGTTGTCGCGGTTGGCGGATGTGCGTGAGCGGCTGCCCGTACAAGAAGGTCTACTTCAACCACCGCACCGGCAAGGCCGAGAAGTGCACCTTCTGCTTCCCCCGCGTAGAGGTGGGCCTGCCCACCGTCTGCTCCGAGACCTGCGTCGGCCGGCTGCGCTACATCGGCCTGGTCCTCTACGACGCCGACCGCGTCCTCGAGGCCGCCTCCACTCCGGACGAGACCGGCCTGTACGAGGCCCAGCGGAAGGTCTTCCTCGACCCGCACGACCCGGACGTGGTCGTCGCAGCCGAGAAGGCGGGCATCCCCCGGGACTGGATCGAGGCCGCCCAACGCTCCCCGATCCATTCCCTGATCAACACCTACAAGGTGGCCCTGCCGCTGCACCCGGAGTACCGGACGATGCCCATGGTCTGGTACATCCCGCCGCTGTCCCCGGTCGTCGACGCCGTCCGCGACACCGGCCAGGACGCCGAGGACCACCGCAACCTCTTCGCCGCGGTCGACGCCCTGCGTATCCCCGTCGACTACCTCGCCCAGCTGTTCACCGCCGGCGACCCGGCACCTGTGGACGCGGTCCTGCACCGGCTGGCCGCGATGCGCGCGTACATGCGCGACATCAACCTCGGCCGCGAACCCAACGACACCATCCCCAAGTCCGTCGGCATGACCGGCGAGCAGATCTACGACATGTACCGGCTGCTGGCCCTGGCCAAGTACGACGAGCGGTACGTCATTCCGCCCGCCCACGCCGAACAGGCCCACAAACTCGAAGAGCTGGCGACCGAGTGCAGCCTCGACTACGAGGGTGGCCCCGGCATGGGTGGCTCCGGCCCCTTCGGCGAGTCCTCTGGCGGCGCGGCGCCCATCGCGGTGGAGAACTTCCAGGCCCTGCGCGAACGCCAGACCTCCGAGACCTCCGCCGCCCCCACCGACAAGGCCACCCGCGTCAATCTCCTCAACTGGGACGGCAAGGGCTCCCCGCCCGGTCTCTTCCCGCCTGCTTCGGACGACGAGAACGGCTCCGTGTCATGA
- a CDS encoding nitrate reductase subunit alpha, with protein sequence MSTETSREQTRAGLDGELAEALVRSRRFFTRAEVSDDLRTLHRKGGRQADEFYRDRWSHDKVVRSTHGVNCTGSCSWKVFVKDGIITWEAQQTDYPSVGPDRPEYEPRGCPRGAAFSWYTYSPTRVRYPYVRGVLLQMYREAKDRLGGDPVAAWADIVSDPERARRYKAVRGKGGLVRASWDEAVEMVAAAHVHTIKEYGPDRLAGFSPIPAMSMVSHAAGARFYSLLGGAMLSFYDWYADLPVASPQVFGDQTDVPESGDWWDAGYLIMWGSNLPVTRTPDAHWMAEARYRGQKVVAVSPDYADNVKFADEWLAAQPGTDGALAMAMGHVILKEFFVDRATPYFTDYVKKYTDLPFLVALDEAEGEPGTYRPGKFLTAADLGGEHAAAEHAEFRTVLLDAATGRPVVPNGTLGDRYGEAGAGRWNLDLGDAQPLLSAEGGAEAPVAVDLPRFDALDGSAGRLRRGVPVHRVAGRLVTTVYDLLLAQYGVARDGLPGEWPSSYEDAEEPYTPAWQAAITGVDAGKAARIAREFAANAEESGGRSMIIMGAGTNHWFHSDTIYRSFLTLTTLTGCQGVNGGGWAHYVGQEKVRPITGHSAIATAADWNRPARLMIQTAYWYLHSDQFRYDPFSADTLAAAGAGGPFAGKTTADVIAQSARMGWMPSYPTFDRNPLDLADEAQAAGRPPAEHIVDELKSGRLKFAGEDPDAPENFPRVLTVWRANLMGSSAKGNEYFLKHLLGTDASVRATEAPSDARPRDVVWREEAPVGKLDLLLALDFRMTSTTVFSDVVLPAATWYEKHDLSSTDMHPFVHAFNPAIAPPWQTRTDWDAFHTLAKELSRQAADHLSVRTDVIAAPLLHDTPDELANPHGRVRDWKAGECEPVPGRTMPKLITVERDYAAVAEKMAALGPLLDTLGATTKGVTFKVDRELEYLRHKNGTVRGGAADGRPSIARDVHACEAILALSGTTNGHLATQGFHTLEARTGTQLADLAAEHEGKQITFADTQAAPVPVITSPEWSGSETGGRRYSPFTVNVERLKPWHTLTGRQHFYLDHDWITALGEQLPVYRPPLNMDALFGEPRLGDVGELGVTVRYLTPHNKWSIHSEYQDNLFMLSLSRGGPAIWMSTQDAAKIGVHDNDWIEAVNRNGVVAARAVVSHRMPEGTVYMHHAQDRLIDVPRTETTGRRGGIHNSLTRLLIKPSHLIGGYAQLSYAFNYLGPTGNQRDEVTVVRRRANQDVEY encoded by the coding sequence GTGAGCACGGAGACCAGCCGGGAACAGACGCGGGCGGGCTTGGACGGCGAGTTGGCGGAGGCGCTGGTGCGCAGCCGCCGCTTCTTCACCCGGGCGGAGGTCTCCGACGACCTGCGCACGTTGCACCGAAAGGGCGGCCGGCAGGCGGACGAGTTCTACCGGGACCGCTGGTCGCACGACAAGGTGGTGCGCTCCACGCACGGAGTGAACTGCACCGGCTCGTGCTCGTGGAAGGTGTTCGTCAAGGACGGCATCATCACGTGGGAGGCGCAGCAGACCGACTATCCCTCGGTGGGCCCGGACCGTCCCGAGTACGAGCCGCGCGGCTGCCCGCGCGGCGCGGCCTTCTCCTGGTACACGTACTCGCCGACGCGGGTGCGCTACCCGTACGTGCGCGGCGTGCTGCTGCAGATGTACCGCGAGGCCAAGGACCGGCTGGGCGGTGATCCGGTGGCGGCCTGGGCGGACATCGTCTCCGACCCGGAGCGCGCCCGCCGCTACAAGGCGGTGCGCGGCAAAGGCGGCCTGGTGCGGGCGAGCTGGGACGAGGCAGTGGAGATGGTCGCCGCCGCGCACGTGCACACGATCAAGGAGTACGGGCCGGACCGGCTGGCCGGCTTCTCGCCGATCCCGGCGATGTCGATGGTCTCGCACGCGGCCGGCGCCCGCTTCTACTCGCTGCTCGGCGGGGCGATGCTGTCGTTCTACGACTGGTACGCCGACCTGCCGGTGGCCTCGCCGCAGGTGTTCGGCGACCAGACCGACGTGCCGGAGTCGGGGGACTGGTGGGACGCCGGTTACCTGATCATGTGGGGTTCCAACCTGCCGGTGACCCGTACGCCGGACGCGCACTGGATGGCCGAGGCGCGCTATCGGGGCCAGAAGGTGGTGGCGGTCTCCCCGGACTACGCGGACAACGTGAAGTTCGCTGATGAGTGGCTCGCGGCCCAGCCCGGCACCGACGGGGCGTTGGCGATGGCCATGGGCCACGTGATCCTCAAGGAGTTCTTCGTCGACCGGGCCACGCCGTACTTCACCGACTACGTCAAGAAGTACACGGATCTGCCCTTCCTGGTCGCCCTTGACGAGGCCGAGGGCGAGCCGGGCACCTACCGGCCTGGCAAGTTCCTGACCGCTGCCGACCTCGGCGGCGAGCACGCGGCGGCCGAGCATGCGGAGTTCCGGACGGTTCTGCTGGACGCGGCCACCGGCCGGCCGGTGGTGCCCAACGGCACGCTCGGTGACCGCTACGGCGAGGCTGGCGCCGGGAGGTGGAACCTGGACCTCGGCGACGCCCAGCCCCTGCTGTCCGCTGAGGGCGGTGCCGAGGCGCCGGTCGCCGTCGACCTGCCCCGCTTCGATGCCCTGGACGGCAGTGCGGGGCGGCTGCGGCGCGGGGTGCCGGTGCACCGGGTGGCTGGGCGGCTGGTGACCACGGTGTACGACCTGTTGCTGGCCCAGTACGGGGTGGCCCGCGACGGCCTGCCGGGCGAGTGGCCGTCCTCGTACGAGGACGCGGAGGAGCCGTACACCCCGGCCTGGCAGGCGGCGATCACCGGCGTGGACGCCGGGAAGGCGGCGCGTATCGCCCGCGAGTTCGCGGCCAACGCCGAGGAGTCCGGCGGCCGTTCGATGATCATCATGGGGGCGGGTACCAACCACTGGTTCCACTCCGACACCATCTACCGTTCCTTCCTGACGCTGACCACGTTGACTGGCTGCCAGGGCGTCAACGGCGGCGGCTGGGCGCACTACGTCGGGCAGGAGAAGGTCCGCCCGATCACCGGCCACTCGGCGATCGCGACCGCCGCCGATTGGAACCGGCCGGCCCGGCTGATGATCCAGACCGCGTACTGGTACCTCCACAGCGATCAGTTCCGCTACGACCCGTTCTCGGCCGACACCCTCGCGGCGGCCGGCGCGGGCGGCCCGTTCGCGGGGAAGACCACCGCCGACGTCATCGCTCAGTCCGCGCGGATGGGCTGGATGCCGTCGTATCCCACCTTCGACCGCAACCCGCTGGACCTCGCCGACGAGGCACAGGCCGCGGGCCGCCCGCCCGCCGAGCACATCGTGGACGAACTCAAGTCCGGGCGGCTGAAGTTCGCGGGCGAGGACCCGGACGCCCCAGAGAACTTCCCGCGGGTGCTGACCGTGTGGCGGGCCAACCTGATGGGATCCTCGGCCAAGGGCAACGAGTACTTCCTCAAGCACCTGCTCGGCACCGACGCCTCGGTGCGTGCCACCGAGGCACCGTCGGACGCCCGCCCGCGCGATGTGGTCTGGCGGGAGGAGGCCCCGGTCGGCAAGCTCGACCTGCTGCTGGCCCTGGACTTCCGGATGACCAGCACCACGGTCTTCTCTGACGTCGTACTGCCCGCCGCCACCTGGTACGAGAAGCACGACCTGTCCAGCACGGACATGCACCCCTTCGTGCACGCCTTCAACCCGGCGATCGCCCCGCCCTGGCAGACCCGCACCGACTGGGACGCCTTCCACACGCTCGCCAAGGAGCTCAGCCGTCAGGCCGCCGATCATCTCAGTGTCCGCACGGACGTGATCGCCGCCCCGCTGTTGCACGACACCCCGGACGAACTGGCCAACCCGCACGGACGGGTCCGCGACTGGAAGGCCGGGGAGTGTGAGCCGGTGCCGGGCCGCACCATGCCCAAACTCATCACCGTCGAGCGGGACTACGCGGCCGTGGCCGAGAAGATGGCCGCCCTCGGCCCGTTGCTGGACACCCTGGGCGCCACCACCAAGGGCGTCACCTTCAAGGTCGACCGAGAGCTGGAGTACCTGCGCCACAAGAACGGCACCGTGCGCGGAGGAGCGGCCGACGGACGGCCCTCGATCGCCCGCGACGTACACGCCTGCGAGGCGATCCTCGCACTGTCCGGCACCACCAACGGCCACCTGGCCACCCAGGGCTTCCACACCCTCGAAGCCCGCACCGGTACACAACTCGCGGACCTGGCCGCCGAGCACGAGGGCAAGCAGATCACCTTCGCCGACACCCAGGCCGCCCCCGTCCCGGTCATCACCTCCCCGGAATGGTCCGGCTCGGAGACCGGCGGTCGCCGGTACTCCCCGTTCACCGTCAACGTCGAACGCCTCAAGCCCTGGCACACCCTCACCGGCCGCCAGCACTTCTACCTCGACCACGACTGGATCACCGCCCTCGGCGAACAACTCCCCGTCTACCGGCCACCGTTGAACATGGACGCCCTGTTCGGCGAGCCGCGCCTCGGAGACGTCGGGGAACTGGGCGTGACCGTGCGCTACCTGACCCCGCACAACAAGTGGTCGATCCACTCCGAGTACCAGGACAACCTGTTCATGCTCTCCCTCTCCCGGGGCGGCCCGGCGATCTGGATGAGCACGCAGGACGCGGCGAAGATCGGCGTACACGACAACGACTGGATCGAGGCCGTCAACCGCAACGGCGTGGTCGCCGCCCGAGCGGTCGTCTCGCACCGCATGCCGGAAGGCACCGTCTACATGCACCACGCCCAGGACCGGCTCATCGACGTGCCCCGCACCGAGACAACCGGCCGGCGCGGCGGCATCCACAACTCCCTGACCCGCCTGCTGATCAAACCCAGCCATCTGATCGGCGGCTACGCCCAGCTCTCCTACGCCTTCAACTACCTCGGCCCGACCGGCAACCAGCGCGACGAGGTCACCGTCGTCCGCCGCCGCGCGAACCAGGACGTGGAGTACTGA